Proteins encoded in a region of the Triticum dicoccoides isolate Atlit2015 ecotype Zavitan chromosome 3A, WEW_v2.0, whole genome shotgun sequence genome:
- the LOC119273760 gene encoding uncharacterized protein LOC119273760, whose translation MVSWTDSESTDDSAAQYISSDDSPVKIPATIDEPSFEGLADDLNVICEHGNPGRKYVAFEGISIGRRFIACATEGVANCGLVQWVDDHWPEHLQNAIHKLWLMYEHSQHENRMACLEHASTETYEKLVEDVNNLLDYKESQLEVNQKNDADNISVSVESSMTKDAEIKKLKAAADQLKQIHVAQATVIRNLKFNHLKEKEKLSYDKRTLEICYADLKKENDDLKKEKDKLDCWIAELMKVKEKLTMEKSTLASCIVELKTAGDSNKRKLHQIKAICDED comes from the exons ATGGTGTCCTGGACCGACAGTGAGAGCACAGACGACTCCGCCGCGCAGTACATCTCCTCCGACGACTCGCCTGTCAAG ATCCCAGCTACAATTGATGAGCCGTCGTTCGAGGGTCTTGCTGACGACTTGAATGTGATTTGTGAGCATGGGAATCCAGGGAGGAAGTATGTTGCATTTGAGGGGATAAGCATTGGTAGGAGGTTCATTGCTTGTGCCACTGAA ggtgttgcaaattGTGGATTAGTGCAGTGGGTAGATGATCATTGGCCAGAGCATCTACAGAATGCTATCCATAAGCTCTGGCTTATGTATGAGCATAGCCAGCATGAAAACAGGATGGCATGCCTGGAGCATGCAAGCACT GAGACATATGAGAAGCTTGTTGAAGATGTGAACAACCTCTTGGATTATAAGGAAAGCCAGCTTGAGGTAAACCAGAAGAATGATGCGGACAACATTTCAGTTAGTGTGGAAAGCAGCATGACAAAGGATGCTGAGATAAAAAAATTAaaggctgctgctgaccagttaaaGCAAATTCATGTAGCTCAAGCCACTGTCATTAGGAATTTGAAGTTCAACCATCTTAAGGAGAAGGAAAAGTTGAGCTATGATAAGAGGACTTTGGAGATTTGCTATGCTGACCTGAAGAAAGAGAACGATGacctgaagaaagagaaggataaGCTGGATTGTTGGATTGCTGAGCTGATGAAAGTGAAGGAGAAGTTGACCATGGAGAAGAGTACTCTTGCTTCCTGCATTGTTGAGCTCAAGACAGCAGGTGATAGCAACAAGAGGAAGCTTCACCAGATTAAGGCTATTTGTGATGAGGACTAA